Proteins from one Deinococcus sp. AB2017081 genomic window:
- a CDS encoding ABC transporter substrate-binding protein — translation MTRMLIPLSVLLIAGTVGAQKTTLTIESWRNDDLKVWRDSIIPAFEKQYPNIHVVFSPSAPAEYNAVLDAKLKAGTAGDLITCRPFDKSLELYTAKQLTSLNSLAGLKNFDAVAKAAWSTDDGKTTFCIPMASVIHGFLYNKAAFKELGLTEPATEAQFLAGMTKIKAGGKYEPLVMGTKDQWEAATMGYQNIGPTVWNGETGRKGLLSGSAQYNKGGFLAAFQALERWKPFLPRGYQALAYPDAQNMFAQGRGVVYPAGSWDIGTFRQMNPKLELGAFPPYSIGGKKCVIDDHPDIGMGINAASKNQAAAQTFLNWVASDSFATLYANALPGFFPLANVKYTVKDPVAQEFLAWRTQCGKSFRSSYQILSRNANPNNENDLWNVSAQLLNGAMTPQAAGDMVQKNLASWYAPQKGK, via the coding sequence ATGACACGGATGCTCATTCCGCTCTCGGTGCTGCTCATCGCCGGCACGGTCGGTGCCCAGAAGACGACGCTGACCATCGAGAGCTGGCGCAACGACGACCTGAAGGTCTGGCGCGACTCCATCATTCCGGCCTTCGAGAAGCAGTACCCGAACATCCACGTGGTGTTCTCGCCCAGCGCACCGGCCGAATACAACGCCGTGCTGGACGCCAAGCTCAAGGCGGGCACGGCGGGCGACCTGATCACGTGTCGCCCCTTCGACAAGAGCCTGGAACTGTACACGGCCAAACAGCTGACCAGCCTGAACAGCCTGGCGGGCCTGAAGAACTTCGACGCGGTCGCCAAGGCCGCGTGGTCGACCGACGACGGCAAGACCACCTTCTGCATTCCCATGGCGTCCGTGATCCACGGCTTCCTGTACAACAAGGCCGCCTTCAAGGAGCTGGGCCTGACCGAGCCCGCCACCGAGGCGCAGTTCCTGGCGGGCATGACGAAGATCAAGGCGGGCGGCAAGTACGAGCCGCTGGTCATGGGCACCAAGGATCAGTGGGAAGCCGCGACCATGGGCTACCAGAACATCGGCCCGACGGTGTGGAACGGCGAGACCGGGCGCAAGGGGCTGCTCTCCGGGTCGGCGCAGTACAACAAGGGCGGCTTCCTGGCCGCCTTCCAGGCGCTGGAACGCTGGAAACCCTTCCTGCCGCGCGGATATCAGGCACTGGCCTACCCCGACGCGCAGAACATGTTCGCGCAGGGCCGGGGCGTGGTCTACCCGGCGGGCAGCTGGGACATCGGCACCTTCCGGCAGATGAATCCCAAGCTGGAGCTGGGCGCGTTCCCACCGTACTCGATCGGCGGCAAGAAGTGCGTGATCGACGACCATCCCGACATCGGCATGGGCATCAACGCGGCCAGCAAGAACCAGGCCGCCGCGCAGACCTTCCTGAACTGGGTGGCGTCGGACTCGTTTGCCACGCTGTATGCCAACGCCCTGCCGGGCTTCTTCCCGCTGGCGAACGTGAAGTACACCGTGAAAGATCCGGTCGCGCAGGAATTCCTGGCATGGCGCACCCAGTGCGGCAAGAGCTTCCGCAGCTCGTACCAGATCCTGTCGCGTAACGCCAACCCGAACAACGAGAACGATCTGTGGAACGTGTCCGCCCAGCTCCTGAACGGCGCGATGACGCCGCAGGCCGCCGGCGACATGGTGCAGAAGAACCTCGCGAGCTGGTACGCCCCGCAGAAAGGGAAGTAA
- the queC gene encoding 7-cyano-7-deazaguanine synthase QueC has protein sequence MTNTQKRAVVLLSGGLDSSTVLAMAIKDGYTCTALSFRYGQRHTVELERAAKIAAHFGADHRVIDINIGSFGGSALTDESITVPTDGTADGIIPPTYVPGRNTVFIAVGLSLAEAIDAERIYLGINAVDYSGYPDCRPEYLAAFQTLADLATKAGLEGRGAKLTAPLVEMSKTDIVNAALELGVPIELTWSCYQGGAEPCGVCDSCRIRDKALIDAGHPELATMYAQAQLAGR, from the coding sequence ATGACGAACACACAGAAACGCGCCGTGGTGCTGCTCTCGGGTGGGCTGGATTCCAGCACCGTCCTGGCGATGGCGATCAAGGACGGCTACACGTGCACGGCGCTGTCCTTCCGGTACGGGCAACGGCACACCGTGGAACTGGAGCGGGCAGCGAAGATTGCAGCCCACTTCGGTGCCGATCACCGCGTCATCGACATCAACATCGGATCGTTCGGCGGCAGCGCCCTGACCGACGAGTCGATCACCGTGCCCACGGACGGCACCGCGGACGGCATCATCCCGCCCACGTACGTGCCCGGCCGCAATACCGTATTCATCGCGGTGGGCCTGAGCCTCGCGGAAGCCATCGACGCCGAGCGCATCTACCTGGGGATCAACGCGGTGGACTACAGCGGCTACCCGGACTGCCGCCCGGAGTACCTGGCGGCGTTCCAGACGCTGGCGGATCTGGCGACGAAGGCGGGGCTGGAAGGACGTGGAGCGAAGCTGACCGCGCCGCTGGTGGAGATGAGCAAGACGGACATCGTGAACGCGGCGCTGGAACTCGGGGTGCCGATCGAGCTGACGTGGAGCTGCTACCAGGGGGGCGCGGAGCCGTGCGGGGTGTGCGACTCGTGCCGCATCCGCGATAAGGCGCTGATTGACGCGGGGCACCCGGAACTCGCCACCATGTACGCGCAGGCACAACTCGCCGGTCGCTGA
- a CDS encoding 7-carboxy-7-deazaguanine synthase QueE, with protein MSLKYPVHERFYTWQGEGVHLGRAAYFIRLYGCPQACPWCDSAGTWHRDYRPDSVKLMSARELADVVQAESPEGAFVVVTGGEPILFDLAPLVDALHAIGRRVHIETSGIAPLRGDIDWVTLSPKPFGQWPEASVVARADEVKIIVHDVADIQAGLDTLTGLRDDAVIWLHPEWSKARDRDTAVLNAITEAVKANPRLRAGYQMHKLYRADDLDAHSDKRLVPLGGNAELGY; from the coding sequence GTGAGCCTCAAGTACCCGGTGCACGAGCGCTTCTACACGTGGCAGGGCGAGGGGGTGCACCTGGGGCGCGCGGCGTACTTCATCCGCCTGTACGGCTGCCCGCAGGCCTGCCCGTGGTGCGACAGCGCCGGCACGTGGCACCGGGACTACCGCCCGGACAGCGTCAAGCTGATGTCCGCCCGCGAACTCGCGGACGTCGTGCAGGCCGAGAGCCCAGAGGGGGCCTTCGTGGTCGTCACGGGTGGGGAGCCGATCCTGTTCGATCTCGCGCCGCTGGTGGACGCCCTGCACGCCATCGGGCGGCGGGTGCACATCGAGACGAGCGGGATCGCGCCGCTGCGTGGCGACATCGACTGGGTGACGCTGTCGCCCAAGCCGTTCGGGCAGTGGCCGGAGGCGTCCGTGGTCGCCCGTGCGGACGAGGTGAAGATCATCGTGCACGACGTCGCGGACATCCAGGCGGGGCTGGACACCCTGACCGGTCTGCGGGACGACGCGGTGATCTGGCTGCACCCGGAGTGGAGCAAGGCCCGAGACCGCGACACGGCCGTGCTGAACGCCATCACGGAGGCGGTCAAGGCGAACCCGCGCCTGCGCGCCGGGTACCAGATGCACAAGCTCTACCGGGCCGACGACCTCGACGCACACAGCGACAAGCGCCTCGTTCCCCTGGGCGGGAACGCAGAACTGGGGTACTGA
- a CDS encoding 6-pyruvoyl trahydropterin synthase family protein produces MPWTLRTEFTFDSAHVITGYDGPCGRLHGHTYRVRMELSSEKLRPSAHVKRNIMVADFRTLKWAKKDIEQGGLDHAFLNDLPELGDDTTAEVIAAYLHRKTMERVRADLPDGDDGGDLKLRVTLWETPDSSCEYWE; encoded by the coding sequence ATGCCCTGGACGCTCCGCACCGAGTTCACGTTCGACTCGGCGCACGTGATCACGGGCTACGACGGCCCCTGCGGTCGCCTGCACGGCCACACCTACCGCGTCCGCATGGAACTGAGCTCCGAGAAACTCCGCCCCAGCGCGCACGTGAAGCGCAACATCATGGTCGCGGACTTCCGCACCCTCAAGTGGGCCAAGAAGGACATCGAGCAGGGCGGCCTCGACCACGCCTTCCTGAACGACCTCCCGGAACTCGGGGACGACACGACCGCTGAAGTGATCGCCGCGTACCTCCACCGCAAGACGATGGAACGCGTCCGCGCCGACCTGCCGGACGGGGACGACGGGGGAGACCTGAAACTCCGCGTGACCCTGTGGGAGACGCCGGACAGCAGCTGCGAGTACTGGGAATGA
- the queF gene encoding preQ(1) synthase, with translation MATPQNPGFDRRYDVRGLDDIDVAVLGTFPHVREDDPVAYPGEPMQIEIVTDEFSPICPWSGLPDFGRLEIRYLPRHACVELKSLKYYLTSYRFVGIFHEHATRRVLGDLVKLLDPLSMEIRCDYGMRGGMNTICTVRYAAPDHAPAR, from the coding sequence ATGGCCACCCCGCAGAACCCCGGCTTCGACCGCCGCTACGACGTGCGCGGCCTCGACGACATTGACGTGGCCGTGCTCGGCACCTTCCCGCACGTGCGCGAGGACGACCCCGTCGCGTACCCCGGCGAGCCCATGCAGATCGAGATCGTCACCGACGAGTTCAGCCCCATCTGCCCGTGGAGCGGCCTGCCGGACTTCGGACGGCTGGAGATCCGGTACCTGCCCCGGCACGCGTGCGTGGAACTCAAGAGCCTGAAGTACTACCTCACGAGCTACCGCTTCGTGGGTATCTTCCACGAGCACGCCACCCGCCGCGTGCTGGGCGACCTCGTGAAGCTCCTCGACCCGCTGAGCATGGAGATCCGCTGCGACTACGGCATGCGCGGCGGCATGAACACCATCTGCACGGTGCGGTACGCCGCGCCGGATCACGCCCCCGCCCGCTGA